The Vibrio astriarenae genome contains a region encoding:
- a CDS encoding chalcone isomerase family protein, producing the protein MRRLAFYFTLLWSCLSVAQPTSLQLESDWKSWSKVGSADLNWLFFDIYQSHLFTPSGDYRLSHDVTPHPLALSITYERDIEAKDLLSVTYDQWLKLGYSDEQALSWLETISPMFPDISEGDQLVYVSDGADGEIYWLRKNSYRWQLMGNVTDELTNDAFLSIWLSPKTEYPRLRRQLIGMVTQ; encoded by the coding sequence ATGAGACGCTTAGCTTTCTATTTCACGCTGCTTTGGAGTTGCCTAAGTGTGGCTCAACCTACCTCTTTACAACTGGAGAGTGATTGGAAAAGCTGGTCGAAGGTCGGGTCGGCTGACCTCAACTGGTTGTTTTTCGATATCTATCAATCTCATCTTTTTACACCGAGTGGTGATTATCGCCTCTCACATGATGTGACACCGCACCCACTGGCACTTTCGATCACCTATGAAAGAGACATCGAAGCGAAAGACTTGTTGTCTGTGACATACGATCAGTGGCTCAAGCTGGGTTACTCCGATGAACAGGCTCTTAGCTGGCTTGAGACAATCTCCCCCATGTTCCCAGACATTTCTGAGGGCGATCAGCTTGTCTACGTCTCTGATGGGGCAGATGGCGAGATTTATTGGTTACGCAAAAACAGCTACCGCTGGCAGCTTATGGGCAACGTAACAGATGAGCTCACTAATGATGCGTTTTTATCAATATGGTTGTCCCCAAAAACTGAATACCCGCGTCTACGCAGACAACTCATAGGAATGGTGACACAGTGA
- a CDS encoding DUF3833 domain-containing protein: MIRKTLIVFILIMSSMIAGCSTKIEDYKQSQPSLNLFEYFEGKTVAWGMVQDYTGAQTRRFSVDIVGTVQADTLTLVEDFIFADGETSQRIWTIVRLEDGRYEGSAPDVIGKASGQEAGNALYWEYEMELDVDGDRYRVGFEDWMYRHDDKRLFNIAAIKKFGVEVGTVTLFFEKQ; encoded by the coding sequence GTGATACGGAAAACCCTGATTGTCTTTATTTTAATAATGTCCAGCATGATTGCTGGATGTTCCACTAAAATTGAAGATTACAAACAGTCACAGCCGAGCTTAAACCTGTTTGAGTACTTTGAAGGTAAGACCGTCGCCTGGGGTATGGTGCAGGATTACACTGGGGCACAAACTCGTCGCTTTAGTGTTGATATCGTTGGAACAGTACAAGCCGATACCTTAACCTTGGTCGAAGACTTCATCTTCGCTGATGGGGAAACGTCACAACGGATATGGACGATTGTACGATTAGAAGATGGTCGCTATGAAGGATCAGCGCCAGATGTGATAGGAAAAGCATCGGGGCAAGAGGCGGGTAATGCGCTCTACTGGGAATATGAAATGGAGTTGGACGTTGACGGCGACCGTTATCGAGTTGGATTTGAAGACTGGATGTATCGCCACGATGATAAACGACTCTTCAATATAGCAGCCATTAAGAAATTCGGCGTTGAAGTGGGTACTGTGACCCTGTTTTTCGAAAAACAATAA
- a CDS encoding ABC transporter substrate-binding protein: MYKNKITRALFLGAGLSLALAGCGEKPEEKQAAQPKATESEAPALQELVRGNGTEVASLDPHKTEGVPESHVIRDLLEGLVNQDADGNTIPGVAESWQTTDNKTFTFNLRKDAKWSNGDPVTAEDFVYSFKRAVDPATASPYSWYVEYTRMDNAKAIIAGEADKETLGVRAIDANTLEVTLEKAVPYFVAMMGHTTMKPVHRATVEAHGDTWTKPENFVGNGAFKINNWVVNERIELVRNDQYWDNAETKLDKVTYLPIENQVAEMNRFLSGEIHITNELPIEHFKRLQTEHPESVSVVGNLCTYYYGFNNAKAPFDDARVRQALSYAIDRDVITNIILGQGQKPAYFLTPEITAGFNPELPAYGEMTQEERVAEAKKLLAEAGFDASNPLKFNLLYNTSENHRKIATAIQSMWKKDLGVDITLENQEWKTYLDTRRQGNFDVTRAGWCGDYNEASSFLSLMQSSNSSNDPKYHNAEYDAVMEKAMLATDEAAREAAYLEAEKLLARDMPIAPIYQYVSSRLVSPSVGGFPSNNAENKIFSKDLYIK, translated from the coding sequence ATGTATAAGAATAAGATTACTCGCGCTCTTTTCTTGGGTGCGGGCCTGTCACTTGCACTTGCTGGTTGTGGTGAAAAGCCAGAAGAAAAACAAGCAGCTCAACCTAAAGCAACGGAATCAGAAGCACCTGCCCTTCAGGAGTTGGTACGTGGTAACGGTACCGAAGTGGCTTCTCTAGACCCACACAAAACGGAAGGTGTACCAGAATCTCACGTTATTCGTGACCTACTGGAAGGTCTAGTTAACCAAGACGCTGACGGTAACACTATCCCTGGTGTTGCAGAAAGCTGGCAAACGACAGACAACAAAACGTTCACTTTCAACCTTCGCAAAGACGCTAAATGGTCTAACGGTGACCCTGTTACCGCTGAAGACTTCGTTTACAGCTTCAAGCGTGCTGTCGATCCTGCAACGGCTTCTCCTTACTCTTGGTATGTAGAATACACGCGCATGGACAACGCTAAGGCGATCATTGCGGGTGAAGCGGACAAAGAGACATTGGGCGTACGTGCAATTGACGCGAACACACTAGAAGTGACTCTAGAGAAAGCAGTACCATACTTCGTCGCGATGATGGGCCACACGACAATGAAGCCTGTTCACCGCGCAACTGTTGAAGCTCACGGTGATACTTGGACTAAGCCAGAAAACTTCGTTGGTAACGGCGCATTCAAGATCAATAACTGGGTTGTGAATGAGCGTATTGAGCTTGTTCGTAACGACCAGTACTGGGACAACGCTGAAACTAAGCTAGACAAAGTGACTTACCTGCCGATTGAAAACCAAGTGGCAGAGATGAACCGTTTCCTATCTGGTGAAATCCACATCACGAACGAACTGCCAATCGAGCACTTCAAGCGTCTACAAACAGAGCACCCAGAATCAGTTTCTGTAGTGGGTAACCTATGTACTTACTACTACGGTTTCAACAACGCAAAAGCACCATTTGATGATGCTCGCGTTCGTCAAGCACTGTCTTACGCAATCGACCGTGATGTCATTACTAACATCATCCTTGGTCAAGGCCAAAAACCTGCATACTTCCTAACGCCGGAGATCACTGCGGGCTTCAACCCAGAGCTTCCAGCTTACGGTGAAATGACACAAGAAGAGCGTGTAGCAGAAGCGAAGAAACTCCTCGCTGAAGCTGGCTTCGATGCGTCTAACCCACTGAAGTTCAACCTACTTTACAACACGTCTGAAAACCACCGTAAGATTGCAACAGCAATCCAATCTATGTGGAAGAAAGACCTAGGTGTTGATATCACACTAGAAAACCAAGAGTGGAAAACTTACCTAGACACGCGTCGTCAAGGTAACTTTGACGTCACTCGTGCTGGTTGGTGTGGTGACTACAACGAAGCATCTTCATTCCTATCTCTAATGCAATCTAGCAATAGCTCTAATGATCCTAAGTACCACAATGCTGAGTACGATGCGGTAATGGAAAAAGCAATGCTAGCGACTGATGAGGCAGCCCGTGAAGCGGCATACCTAGAAGCTGAAAAACTACTTGCTCGTGATATGCCAATCGCACCTATCTACCAGTACGTAAGTTCTCGTCTTGTTTCTCCATCTGTTGGTGGTTTCCCATCAAACAATGCTGAGAATAAGATCTTCTCGAAAGATCTTTACATCAAGTAA
- the oppB gene encoding oligopeptide ABC transporter permease OppB codes for MLKFIAKRIFEAIPTMLVLITVSFFLMRFAPGNPFSTERPLPPEVMANINAKYGLDKPVSEQYFTYLGNILRGDFGPSFKYKDFTVNELISGALPVSAKVGFAAFIFTVIMGVGVGTIAALRQNTWLDYSIMATAMLGVVMPSFVLAPVLIYIFSINLGWLPAGGWHDGGFKYMALPVLGMSLLYVATFARITRGSMIETLNSNFIRTARAKGLSYRYIIFKHALRPALLPVVSYMGPAFVGIITGSVVIETIFGLPGIGKLFVNAAFNRDYSLVMGVTILIGFLFILFNAVVDILLAYIDPKIRY; via the coding sequence ATGCTTAAATTCATAGCGAAAAGGATCTTTGAAGCAATTCCAACCATGTTGGTATTGATTACAGTTTCTTTCTTTCTTATGCGTTTCGCACCGGGTAACCCATTTTCAACAGAGCGCCCTTTGCCGCCAGAAGTAATGGCGAACATCAACGCAAAGTATGGCTTGGATAAGCCTGTCTCGGAACAATACTTCACATACTTGGGAAATATCCTGCGTGGTGATTTTGGTCCATCATTCAAATATAAAGATTTCACTGTTAACGAGCTGATCTCTGGTGCACTGCCTGTATCAGCGAAAGTCGGTTTCGCTGCTTTTATCTTTACCGTCATTATGGGGGTAGGGGTCGGCACCATAGCCGCACTTCGGCAAAATACCTGGCTCGATTACAGTATTATGGCGACCGCTATGCTCGGGGTGGTCATGCCATCCTTCGTGTTGGCGCCCGTTCTGATCTATATCTTCTCGATTAACCTTGGTTGGTTGCCTGCGGGTGGTTGGCATGACGGTGGCTTTAAGTACATGGCGTTACCGGTACTTGGTATGTCACTACTTTACGTCGCAACCTTTGCCCGTATTACACGTGGTTCGATGATCGAGACTCTAAATAGTAACTTCATTCGTACTGCGCGTGCGAAAGGTTTGAGCTACCGCTACATCATCTTTAAACACGCTTTACGTCCAGCATTGCTGCCTGTTGTTTCATACATGGGGCCTGCATTCGTAGGTATCATCACGGGCTCGGTAGTGATAGAAACCATTTTTGGTTTGCCAGGTATCGGTAAGCTGTTCGTTAACGCCGCCTTCAACCGTGACTACTCACTGGTAATGGGGGTCACAATTCTTATTGGCTTCTTGTTTATTCTGTTCAACGCTGTCGTCGATATTTTGCTGGCGTACATTGATCCGAAGATTCGCTACTAG
- the oppC gene encoding oligopeptide ABC transporter permease OppC, translating to MLTKKENLEAIEKFSENLEIEGRSLWQDARIRFMRNKAAMASLVILALMTFAVIFLPMFAQYSFEDTDWYAIHSAPSLTHFFGTDALGRDLYVRTLVGGRISLMVGVMGALVAVLIGTLYGAASGFIGGKVDRVMMRILEILYAVPFMFLVIVLVTIFGRNIVLIFVAIGAIAWLDMARIVRGQTLSLRSKEFIEAAHVCGVSKWNIITRHIVPNVLGIVAVYSTLLIPSMILTESFLSFLGLGVQEPMTSWGALLQEGANTMEVAIWQLAFPAAFMVVTLFCFNYVGDGLRDALDPKDR from the coding sequence ATGTTAACGAAAAAAGAAAATTTAGAAGCGATCGAGAAGTTTTCTGAAAACTTAGAGATCGAAGGTCGTAGCTTGTGGCAAGACGCGCGTATCCGTTTTATGCGCAACAAAGCCGCAATGGCAAGTCTTGTGATATTGGCGTTAATGACATTCGCCGTCATTTTCCTACCAATGTTTGCTCAATACAGTTTTGAAGACACTGACTGGTATGCGATTCACTCTGCACCTTCACTAACCCACTTCTTTGGTACAGATGCACTCGGTCGTGACCTGTATGTGCGAACGCTTGTGGGTGGTCGTATTTCATTGATGGTCGGTGTCATGGGTGCATTGGTTGCTGTTTTGATTGGTACGCTTTACGGTGCAGCATCAGGCTTTATCGGCGGTAAAGTTGACCGCGTGATGATGCGTATCCTTGAGATCCTTTACGCAGTGCCATTCATGTTCTTGGTTATCGTATTGGTGACAATATTTGGCCGTAATATCGTTTTGATCTTCGTGGCGATTGGTGCGATTGCTTGGCTAGATATGGCGCGTATCGTACGTGGTCAAACGCTTAGCTTGCGTAGCAAAGAGTTTATTGAAGCGGCACACGTTTGTGGTGTAAGTAAGTGGAATATCATTACTCGTCACATCGTTCCTAACGTACTGGGCATCGTAGCGGTATACTCTACGCTATTGATTCCAAGCATGATTTTGACGGAATCATTCTTATCTTTCCTTGGTCTTGGTGTTCAAGAGCCGATGACAAGCTGGGGCGCACTGCTCCAAGAAGGCGCGAACACAATGGAAGTTGCAATCTGGCAGTTGGCATTCCCAGCGGCATTTATGGTTGTGACACTATTCTGCTTTAACTACGTCGGTGATGGTCTGCGCGATGCGCTGGATCCAAAAGACCGTTAA
- a CDS encoding ABC transporter ATP-binding protein, which yields MSLLDVKDLRVEFTTQDGIVTAVNDLNFSLNQGETLGIVGESGSGKSQTVFSIMGLLAKNGIISGSAKFEGKEILNLPEKQLNKVRAEQIAMIFQDPMTSLNPYMKVSDQLMEVLMLHKGMGKAEAFEESVRMLEAVKIPEARKRITMYPHEFSGGMRQRVMIAMALLCRPKLLIADEPTTALDVTVQAQIMDLLNELKTEFNTAIIMITHDLGVVAGSCDKVLVMYAGRTMEYGTVDDIFYNPSHPYAEGLLKAIPRLDTEGEILPTIPGNPPNLLRLPTGCPYQERCHRVTDRCKREAPILEPFGDNRQRACFSDWEAWAK from the coding sequence ATGAGCTTATTAGACGTTAAAGACCTGCGTGTCGAGTTTACTACTCAAGACGGTATCGTCACGGCAGTTAACGATTTGAATTTCTCACTAAATCAAGGTGAGACACTAGGTATTGTGGGTGAATCTGGTTCAGGTAAATCACAAACCGTATTTTCTATCATGGGCTTGCTGGCGAAAAACGGCATCATCTCAGGTAGTGCAAAATTTGAAGGTAAAGAGATTCTTAACCTTCCAGAGAAACAGTTAAACAAGGTTCGTGCGGAACAGATCGCGATGATCTTCCAAGACCCGATGACGTCTCTCAACCCATACATGAAAGTGAGCGATCAGCTGATGGAAGTGCTCATGCTCCACAAAGGCATGGGGAAGGCTGAAGCGTTTGAAGAGTCAGTCCGTATGCTTGAGGCGGTTAAGATCCCTGAAGCTCGTAAGCGTATTACCATGTATCCTCACGAGTTTTCAGGCGGTATGCGTCAGCGTGTGATGATCGCTATGGCCCTGCTTTGTCGTCCAAAATTGTTGATTGCTGATGAGCCAACAACGGCATTGGATGTAACGGTTCAAGCACAGATCATGGATTTACTTAATGAGCTAAAAACCGAGTTCAATACAGCAATCATTATGATCACGCACGACTTGGGTGTAGTTGCCGGTTCCTGTGACAAGGTATTGGTCATGTATGCGGGTCGTACCATGGAGTACGGCACGGTAGACGATATCTTCTACAACCCTAGCCACCCATATGCAGAAGGCCTGCTTAAAGCAATTCCTCGTCTAGATACTGAGGGTGAGATTCTGCCAACCATTCCTGGCAACCCGCCAAACTTGTTGCGTTTACCAACAGGTTGCCCTTATCAAGAGCGTTGTCACCGAGTAACGGATCGTTGTAAGCGCGAGGCGCCGATTCTTGAGCCGTTTGGCGATAATCGTCAGCGTGCATGTTTTTCAGATTGGGAGGCTTGGGCAAAATGA
- the oppF gene encoding murein tripeptide/oligopeptide ABC transporter ATP binding protein OppF, giving the protein MSVEKKLLLDVKDLKVHFSIASKSAWPWSKPANLKAVDGVDVRLYEGETLGVVGESGCGKSTFARAIIGLVEATEGEVVWLGQDVIKMKEVERRNTRKEMQMIFQDPLASLNPRMTVGDIIAEPLRTFFPQLSKEEVKDRVKEMMTKVGLLPNVINRYPHEFSGGQCQRIGIARALILKPKMIICDEPVSALDVSIQAQVVNLLKELQKELGLSLVFIAHDLSVVKHISDRVLVMYLGNAVELGESEALFADPKHPYTRALMSAVPIPDPKIERSKKIEMLEGDLPSPINPPSGCVFRTRCPQATEECAKRKPSILGNDTHAVSCLHVAV; this is encoded by the coding sequence ATGAGCGTAGAAAAGAAATTACTGTTGGATGTTAAAGATCTTAAAGTTCACTTTAGCATTGCATCTAAGTCTGCTTGGCCATGGTCTAAGCCTGCAAACCTTAAAGCGGTTGATGGTGTTGATGTTCGCCTTTATGAAGGTGAAACACTCGGTGTCGTTGGCGAGTCTGGTTGTGGCAAGTCGACTTTTGCTCGAGCAATTATCGGCTTGGTCGAAGCGACTGAGGGCGAGGTGGTTTGGCTTGGCCAAGACGTGATCAAAATGAAAGAGGTGGAGCGTCGCAATACTCGCAAAGAGATGCAGATGATCTTCCAAGACCCGCTAGCATCACTTAACCCGCGTATGACTGTCGGTGATATTATCGCTGAGCCACTACGCACTTTCTTCCCGCAACTGTCGAAAGAAGAAGTGAAAGATCGCGTTAAAGAGATGATGACCAAAGTCGGTCTTCTGCCTAACGTAATCAACCGTTACCCACATGAGTTCTCAGGTGGTCAGTGTCAACGTATCGGTATTGCACGCGCATTGATTCTTAAGCCTAAGATGATCATTTGTGACGAGCCAGTATCGGCACTGGACGTATCGATTCAGGCTCAGGTGGTTAACCTACTGAAGGAACTACAGAAAGAGCTTGGTTTATCACTGGTATTCATCGCTCACGATCTGTCAGTAGTGAAACACATCTCTGACCGAGTCCTAGTAATGTATCTTGGTAACGCGGTGGAATTGGGGGAATCGGAAGCGCTGTTTGCTGATCCAAAGCACCCTTATACACGCGCATTGATGTCAGCAGTGCCTATTCCTGACCCTAAGATCGAGCGCTCAAAGAAAATTGAGATGCTAGAAGGTGATCTGCCATCACCTATTAACCCACCTTCAGGTTGTGTTTTCCGTACTCGTTGCCCACAAGCAACAGAAGAGTGTGCAAAGCGTAAACCTTCTATTTTAGGTAACGACACTCACGCGGTGTCCTGTTTACACGTAGCAGTATAA
- a CDS encoding glutathione S-transferase family protein: MGKLVQGVWHDVWYDTKASGGSFVREDAGFRGWVEEGEGVEFAAESGRYHLYVSLACPWAHRTLIMRQLKGLEAHIDVSIVSPDMLSEGWEFTESEPLFGATRLHQIYTRAKLDYTGRVTVPVLWDKKTQTIVSNESSEIIRMFNSAFNSITGNDNDYYPLSLRNTIDEWNDYIYPNINNGVYRCGFATTQQAYEDAYHSLFEALEKIESHLRRSRYLAGSQITEADWRLFTTLIRFDAVYVGHFKCNKKRIADYPALNGYMKELYQIEDVKQTTDFYHIKRHYYYSHTGINPTQVVPLGPQLDLDSPHGRESIV, from the coding sequence ATGGGTAAGTTAGTCCAAGGGGTATGGCATGATGTTTGGTATGACACAAAGGCGAGTGGCGGCAGTTTTGTTCGAGAGGATGCAGGATTTCGCGGTTGGGTTGAAGAAGGCGAAGGTGTGGAGTTTGCTGCAGAATCCGGCCGCTATCACCTCTATGTTTCTTTAGCGTGTCCTTGGGCACACCGTACGTTGATTATGCGCCAATTAAAAGGGTTAGAGGCTCATATTGATGTGTCGATTGTTAGTCCAGATATGTTATCTGAAGGCTGGGAGTTTACAGAGTCTGAACCGCTGTTTGGTGCGACTCGTCTGCATCAAATCTACACTCGAGCCAAGTTGGATTATACAGGTAGGGTAACAGTCCCCGTGCTTTGGGATAAGAAAACGCAAACTATTGTCAGTAACGAATCCTCTGAAATCATTCGGATGTTCAATTCAGCGTTTAACTCCATAACGGGTAACGACAATGACTATTATCCGCTTTCTTTACGCAACACCATTGATGAGTGGAATGATTATATCTATCCAAATATAAATAACGGAGTGTATCGATGCGGATTTGCTACGACACAGCAAGCCTACGAGGATGCCTATCATTCGCTTTTCGAGGCCTTAGAAAAAATCGAGAGTCACCTAAGGCGTTCTCGTTACCTTGCGGGTAGTCAGATTACAGAGGCAGATTGGAGGCTGTTTACTACGCTCATACGCTTTGATGCAGTGTACGTAGGGCATTTTAAATGCAACAAGAAGCGCATTGCTGATTACCCAGCTTTGAACGGATATATGAAGGAGCTATACCAAATCGAGGACGTTAAGCAAACAACAGACTTCTACCATATTAAACGTCACTATTACTATAGCCATACAGGTATTAACCCAACACAGGTTGTGCCTCTAGGGCCGCAGCTAGACTTAGACTCTCCCCATGGAAGAGAGAGCATCGTTTAA
- a CDS encoding DUF2986 domain-containing protein, protein MNRKKKINSILKAKQKKKNAKLHKSNKPKYISKAERAKMELETAQQEESEQASAIEANDPQ, encoded by the coding sequence ATGAACCGCAAGAAAAAAATCAACTCGATCTTAAAAGCTAAGCAGAAGAAGAAAAATGCTAAGCTGCACAAAAGCAACAAGCCAAAGTACATCTCAAAGGCTGAGCGCGCGAAGATGGAACTAGAGACTGCTCAACAAGAAGAGAGTGAGCAAGCATCGGCTATAGAAGCAAATGATCCTCAATAG
- a CDS encoding LabA-like NYN domain-containing protein, giving the protein MPSKPSAAIFVDVQNIYYTTREAFNRNFDYNVFWREVKQTYSIDRAYAYAIASKQDKQRQFHHILRGIGFEVKLKPFTQRSDGTTKGDWDVGIALDVYENAKDVDTVILLSGDGDFDVLAQRIKQRFDVEVVVYSVKQLTAQSLIDQASVYVAIEDHLLL; this is encoded by the coding sequence ATGCCTTCAAAACCTAGCGCTGCAATTTTTGTCGATGTACAAAACATCTACTACACCACACGCGAAGCGTTCAATCGCAACTTCGACTACAACGTCTTTTGGCGTGAAGTTAAACAAACTTACTCAATCGATAGAGCTTACGCTTACGCGATCGCAAGTAAACAGGATAAGCAACGCCAGTTTCACCATATTTTGCGAGGCATAGGCTTTGAAGTGAAGCTAAAACCATTCACTCAACGTTCAGACGGCACCACAAAAGGCGATTGGGATGTTGGTATTGCGCTAGATGTCTATGAAAATGCTAAAGACGTGGATACCGTGATTCTGCTTTCTGGCGATGGGGATTTTGATGTGTTAGCGCAAAGAATCAAGCAACGCTTTGATGTGGAGGTTGTGGTGTATAGTGTTAAGCAATTAACGGCTCAATCGCTAATCGATCAAGCCAGTGTTTATGTGGCTATTGAGGATCATTTGCTTCTATAG
- a CDS encoding porin family protein — protein MSCMFQLKTTYSNIAILGLLMAITAAPAMARDIYVTPWIGFTGGGKVVNEDGQEFDFKPSESFALQIETPLQAGRIGLFYHYQGTEVEDINSTINSHYLLFQSAVHYQVDDQLHTHLGIGLGGAYTEASWVKDNLGFATSIYGGVEHQLKDNLFLTGQIRWLGTVVDNDTSAICNLPSGQEGNCVIRFKTDWMNQFSANLGVTFKF, from the coding sequence ATGTCGTGCATGTTCCAACTTAAAACCACTTATTCCAATATCGCTATTTTGGGCTTGCTCATGGCGATAACCGCTGCCCCAGCTATGGCTAGAGATATTTACGTGACCCCTTGGATAGGATTCACCGGTGGCGGAAAAGTCGTTAATGAGGACGGGCAAGAGTTTGACTTCAAGCCGTCAGAAAGCTTTGCATTGCAGATAGAAACGCCACTACAAGCTGGGCGAATCGGCTTATTCTATCACTACCAAGGAACTGAAGTGGAGGACATTAACTCCACAATTAACAGCCACTACCTACTATTCCAAAGCGCCGTTCACTATCAAGTTGATGACCAGTTACACACGCACCTTGGAATCGGTTTAGGTGGTGCCTATACCGAGGCGAGTTGGGTTAAAGACAACCTGGGTTTCGCTACCAGTATCTATGGCGGTGTTGAACACCAACTTAAAGACAATCTATTTTTAACCGGGCAGATTCGCTGGCTAGGGACCGTTGTTGACAATGACACGTCTGCGATCTGTAATTTGCCCAGTGGGCAAGAGGGTAATTGTGTGATTCGCTTCAAGACCGATTGGATGAACCAATTTTCTGCGAATCTGGGCGTCACATTCAAGTTTTAG
- a CDS encoding cytochrome bd-I oxidase subunit CydH, with protein sequence MNQDLRSALFIVAAIFTVLIGFGFIAIAN encoded by the coding sequence ATGAATCAAGATCTACGTTCAGCCCTGTTTATCGTCGCTGCCATTTTCACCGTATTAATTGGTTTTGGGTTTATTGCTATCGCCAATTAG